A single region of the Acidobacteriota bacterium genome encodes:
- the infC gene encoding translation initiation factor IF-3 codes for MAPPSREPRINHRIRRSPVRLIDQDGTQIGVVALEQAKTRAQDARLDLVEVGPNADPPVVRILDWGKVKFEREKKKRESRKKAATIDLKEVKYRPTIDPHDYQIKTDRALRFLREGKKVKVTIFFRYRQLRRPELGAAILDKVSSAIEGVGEVETRSGLEGRQMTMVLNPVAQED; via the coding sequence TGCGGCTCATCGACCAGGACGGCACCCAGATCGGTGTCGTCGCCTTGGAACAGGCCAAGACGCGCGCTCAGGACGCGCGGCTCGATCTTGTGGAGGTGGGACCCAACGCGGACCCGCCCGTCGTGCGCATCCTCGATTGGGGCAAGGTCAAGTTCGAGCGCGAGAAGAAGAAGCGGGAGTCGCGGAAGAAGGCGGCGACGATCGACCTGAAGGAGGTCAAGTACCGGCCCACGATCGACCCGCACGACTACCAGATCAAGACGGACCGGGCGCTGCGCTTCCTGCGCGAGGGCAAGAAGGTCAAGGTGACGATCTTCTTCCGCTACCGGCAACTCCGCCGGCCTGAACTCGGCGCGGCCATTCTGGACAAGGTCAGTAGCGCGATCGAGGGTGTGGGCGAGGTCGAGACGCGATCCGGCCTGGAGGGCCGTCAGATGACGATGGTCCTGAATCCGGTCGCGCAGGAGGACTGA